GATCGCCGAATCCTGTGCCGCCCGGCTTTCTCCATGGTGAAAGGAATCCCCCATGCCCCCGGAAAACACAACGCCGAGCACACAATTCGGCGTCTTCACGGTCGGTGACGTCACGCCGGACCCGACCACGGGGCGTACGCCGTCCGAGCGTGAGCGGATCAAGGCGATGGTCGCGATCGCGCTGAAGGCGGAGGAGGTCGGTCTGGACGTGTTCGCGACGGGTGAGCACCACAACCCGCCGTTCGTGCCGTCGTCGCCGACCACGATGCTCGGCTACATAGCCGCGCGTACGGAGAACCTGGTCCTGTCGACGTCGACGACGCTGATCACGACGAACGACCCGGTGAAGATCGCGGAGGATTTCGCGATGCTCCAGCACCTGGCGGACGGGCGGGTGGACCTGATGATGGGCCGCGGGAACACGGGTCCGGTGTATCCGTGGTTCGGCAAGGACATCCGTGAGGGCATCAACCTGGCGGTGGAGAACTACGCGCTGCTGCGCCGGCTGTGGCGTGAGGACGTCGTGGACTGGGAGGGCCGGTTCCGCACGCCGTTGCAGGGCTTCACCTCGACCCCCAGGCCGCTGGACGGGGTCGCGCCGTTCGTGTGGCACGGATCGATCCGCTCGCCGGAGATCGCCGAGCAGGCGGCCTACTACGGCGACGGCTTCTTCCACAACAACATCTTCTGGCCCACCGGTCACACCAGGCGGATGATCGAGCTGTACCGCAACCGGTACGCGCACTACGGGCACGGCACGCCGGAGCAGGCGATCGTCGGGCTGGGCGGTCAGGTGTTCATGCGGAAGAACTCGCAGGACGCGGTGCGCGAGTTCCGTCCGTACTTCGACAACGCCCCGGTGTACGGGCACGGTCCGTCGCTGGAGGAGTTCACCGAGCAGACCCCGCTGACGGTGGGTTCCCCGCAGCAGGTGATCGAGCGGACCCTCTCCTTCCGGGAGTACGCCGGCGACTACCAGCGCCAGCTGTTCCTGATGGACCACGCGGGACTGCCGCTGAAGACCGTCCTGGAGCAGCTCGACATGCTCGGCGAGGAGGTCGTGCCGGTACTGCGGAAGGAGTTCGCGAAGAACCGCCCGGCGAACGTGCCGGACGCCCCGACCCACCGGTCGCTGCTCGCCGCGAAGGACGCGAAGGACGCGCAGGACGCGAAGGACGCGCAGGACACGAAGGAGGAGAGCACCGTATGAAGCTCGTCGTCGTATCGGCGGGACTGAGCGTCCCGTCCTCCACCCGGCTGCTCGCCGACCGGCTGGCCGCCGTCGCCGCCCCGGCGGCAACCGCCCCCGAACCCCAGCCGGCCGGTGTCCGGGTGATCGAGCTGCGCGACCTCGCCGTGGAGATCGCGCACAACCTCACCAACGGGTTCCCCGGGAAGCAACTGGCCGGTGCCTTCGACACGGTGGCCGAGGCCGACGGGCTGATCGTCGTCACACCGGTGTTCTCCGCGTCGTACAGCGGGCTGTTCAAGTCCTTCTTCGACGCGCTGAGCGCGCACGACGAGGGCGCCCTGGCCGGGAAGCCGGTGCTGATCGCCGCGACCGGCGGCACCGCTCGGCACTCCCTGGTCCTGGACCACGCCCTGCGCCCGCTCTTCGCCTACCTGAAGGCCGTCGTCGTCCCCACCGGGGTCTACGCCGCCTCAGAGGACTGGGGAGCCGAGGGCCTGGACCGCCGGATCGCGCGGGCCGCGGGCGAACTGGCCGCCCTGATGGGTGGGTTCACCACGGCCCCCAAGCCCGCCGGACAGAGCCTGGAACCGGTGCCGTTCGAGCAGCGGCTCGCCGCACTGGGCCGGCTCCCCGGCCGCACCCGGTCGCATCCCGCCACGGAGCTGTGACGCCTGAAGCCCACGGAAGGAGAGGACGATGAGGACTCGGACGAAGCCGCTGCTGCGGGTATGGGAATGGCAGGCCGAGGCGGCCTGCCGGGGGATGGACAGCGCGGTCTTCTTCTCGCCCGCCGGCGAACGCGGCCGGGCTCGCCGGCGCCGCGAGCAGGCGGCGCGGGAGATCTGCGGCGGCTGCCCGGTGAGCGGCCCCTGCGGTCGCTTCGCCCTGACGTCCCGGCAGACCTACGGCGTGTGGGGCGGGTACACCGAGGCCGAGCGCCGTGCCACGGTCCCCGTGCACCCGAAGTAGCCGAACGGGGCGGGCGCCCGGACGAGCCGTTGCGCCGCGCCCCGGCGAAGCCGGGCGGATTCCACCCGCCCGGCTTCCGCGCTTTCCCCGGCATGCCCCGGGATCAGGCCGGGGGACTGCTTCGACGCCCCGCCCAAGGGACCCCTGCCGCGCCCGCGTCCCGCCCCCCGGCGGCGACCACGGGCCCGGCCGTGACGTCGAAGGCATGGGTCACCTCGGGCGCGGTGCCCGCCACGAGCAGTGCGCGGGCCCGCTCCTCGAAGCGGCGGTCGTTGGCCGTGAGCCGGCTGTGGTGCTGGGCCAGGTGCTCGGACCAGGAGGCCACCAGATAGTTCTCGACGAACCGGTCCGGATCACGGCCGTCCTGGTAGAGGCCCCAGGACAGGGCGCCGGTGCGGCGCCGGGAGCGGGCCACGTGCCGCATGCGGTCGCTGAAGGCGGCCCGGTTCTCGCGGGCGATCCGGTACGTGACGGAGACGAGCACCGGGCCGTCGGCCGGTCCGGGTTCGAACACCAGGGGCGGCACGGGCCAGTGGTCGGAGGGGCTCGGATCGAGCCCGTCCACGCCGTGCAGCGGCCAGCGGCGCACACTCAGCGCACCGGCCACCAGCAGCCCGGCCCCGGTCAGCAGGGCGACGGTCAGGCCCAGCGCGTCGGCCAGCGCGCCCCAGGCGGGCGCGGTCAACGCCTGCCCGCCCTGGAACACCACGAGATAGATGGCGAGCCCCCGGCCCCTCACCCAGCCCGGCAACCGCTGCTGGACGGCGGCGTTGAGGGTGGACAGCACGCCGATCCAGGCCGTCCCGGCGGGCAGCAGGGCCGCCGCGGCGAGCCAGGGAAGACGGGTCGTGGCCAGCAGCACCAGCGTCGCGGCGAAGACCGCCGCCCCGGCGGCCAGCGTGCCGTTGGCACCCAGCCGGCGCCGGAACACCGGCAGCGCGAAGGCACCGCCGACCGCGCCCGCCCCGACGACCCCGAGCAGCAGCCCGTACCCGCCCGA
This Streptomyces misionensis DNA region includes the following protein-coding sequences:
- a CDS encoding WhiB family transcriptional regulator, giving the protein MRTRTKPLLRVWEWQAEAACRGMDSAVFFSPAGERGRARRRREQAAREICGGCPVSGPCGRFALTSRQTYGVWGGYTEAERRATVPVHPK
- a CDS encoding LLM class flavin-dependent oxidoreductase, with the protein product MPPENTTPSTQFGVFTVGDVTPDPTTGRTPSERERIKAMVAIALKAEEVGLDVFATGEHHNPPFVPSSPTTMLGYIAARTENLVLSTSTTLITTNDPVKIAEDFAMLQHLADGRVDLMMGRGNTGPVYPWFGKDIREGINLAVENYALLRRLWREDVVDWEGRFRTPLQGFTSTPRPLDGVAPFVWHGSIRSPEIAEQAAYYGDGFFHNNIFWPTGHTRRMIELYRNRYAHYGHGTPEQAIVGLGGQVFMRKNSQDAVREFRPYFDNAPVYGHGPSLEEFTEQTPLTVGSPQQVIERTLSFREYAGDYQRQLFLMDHAGLPLKTVLEQLDMLGEEVVPVLRKEFAKNRPANVPDAPTHRSLLAAKDAKDAQDAKDAQDTKEESTV
- a CDS encoding MFS transporter, encoding MKQARDSAWAPLAARVFRALWIAQLVSNTGSWMQTVGAQWLLLGHGAALVTLVQTASSLPVVLLALPSGVLADRHDRRTLLLAAQFAMLAVSAVLTVLAFRGALAPGPLLALTFLLGCGTALMGPAWQAIQPELVAREQLGQAAALGAVNMNLARAVGPALGGAVVAAAGAGWVFAFNTLSYLGIAGVLLLWRRPAAPEPTGHGEGLLAAVQAGRRYVWHAPGVRRVLLRTALFIPGGAALWSLLPLVASRSLGLGSGGYGLLLGVVGAGAVGGAFALPVFRRRLGANGTLAAGAAVFAATLVLLATTRLPWLAAAALLPAGTAWIGVLSTLNAAVQQRLPGWVRGRGLAIYLVVFQGGQALTAPAWGALADALGLTVALLTGAGLLVAGALSVRRWPLHGVDGLDPSPSDHWPVPPLVFEPGPADGPVLVSVTYRIARENRAAFSDRMRHVARSRRRTGALSWGLYQDGRDPDRFVENYLVASWSEHLAQHHSRLTANDRRFEERARALLVAGTAPEVTHAFDVTAGPVVAAGGRDAGAAGVPWAGRRSSPPA
- a CDS encoding FMN reductase — its product is MKLVVVSAGLSVPSSTRLLADRLAAVAAPAATAPEPQPAGVRVIELRDLAVEIAHNLTNGFPGKQLAGAFDTVAEADGLIVVTPVFSASYSGLFKSFFDALSAHDEGALAGKPVLIAATGGTARHSLVLDHALRPLFAYLKAVVVPTGVYAASEDWGAEGLDRRIARAAGELAALMGGFTTAPKPAGQSLEPVPFEQRLAALGRLPGRTRSHPATEL